The genome window NNNNNNNNNNNNNNNNNNNNNNNNNNNNNNNNNNNNNNNNNNNNNNNNNNNNNNNNNNNNNNNNNNNNNNNNNNNNNNNNNNNNNNNNNNNNNNNNNNNNNNNNNNNNNNNNNNNNNNNNNNNNNNNNNNNNNNNNNNNNNNNNNNNNNNNNNNNNNNNNNNNNNNNNNNNNNNNNNNNNNNNNNNNNNNNNNNNNNNNNNNNNNNNNNNNNNNNNNNNNNNNNNNNNNNNNNNNNNNNNNNNNNNNNNNNNNNNNNNNNNNNNNNNNNNNNNNNNNNNNNNNNNNNNNNNNNNNNNNNNNNNNNNNNNNNNNNNNNNNNNNNNNNNNNNNNNNNNNNNNNNNNNNNNNNNNNNNNNNNNNNNNNNNNNNNNNNNNNNNNNNNNNNNNNNNNNNNNNNNNNNNNNNNNNNNNNNNNNNNNNNNNNNNNNNNNNNNNNNNNNNNNNNNNNNNNNNNNNNNNNNNNNNNNNNNNNNNNNNNNNNNNNNNNNNNNNNNNNNNNNNNNNNNNNNNNNNNNNNNNNNNNNNNNNNNNNNNNNNNNNNNNNNNNNNNNNNNNNNNNNNNNNNNNNNNNNNNNNNNNNNNNNNNNNNNNNNNNNNNNNNNNNNNNNNNNNNNNNNNNNNNNNNNNNNNNNNNNNNNNNNNNNNNNNNNNNNNNNNNNNNNNNNNNNNNNNNNNNNNNNNNNNNNNNNNNNNNNNNNNNNNNNNNNNNNNNNNNNNNNNNNNNNNNNNNNNNNNNNNNNNNNNNNNNNNNNNNNNNNNNNNNNNNNNNNNNNNNNNNNNNNNNNNNNNNNNNNNNNNNNNNNNNNNNNNNNNNNNNNNNNNNNNNNNNNNNNNNNNNNNNNNNNNNNNNNNNNNNNNNNNNNNNNNNNNNNNNNNNNNNNNNNNNNNNNNNNNNNNNNNNNNNNNNNNNNNNNNNNNNNNNNNNNNNNNNNNNNNNNNNNNNNNNNNNNNNNNNNNNNNNNNNNNNNNNNNNNNNNNNNNNNNNNNNNNNNNNNNNNNNNNNNNNNNNNNNNNNNNNNNNNNNNNNNNNNNNNNNNNNNNNNNNNNNNNNNNNNNNNNNNNNNNNNNNNNNNNNNNNNNNNNNNNNNNNNNNNNNNNNNNNNNNNNNNNNNNNNNNNNNNNNNNNNNNNNNNNNNNNNNNNNNNNNNNNNNNNNNNNNNNNNNNNNNNNNNNNNNNNNNNNNNNNNNNNNNNNNNNNNNNNNNNNNNNNNNNNNNNNNNNNNNNNNNNNNNNNNNNNNNNNNNNNNNNNNNNNNNNNNNNNNNNNNNNNNNNNNNNNNNNNNNNNNNNNNNNNNNNNNNNNNNNNNNNNNNNNNNNNNNNNNNNNNNNNNNNNNNNNNNNNNNNNNNNNNNNNNNNNNNNNNNNNNNNNNNNNNNNNNNNNNNNNNNNNNNNNNNNNNNNNNNNNNNNNNNNNNNNNNNNNNNNNNNNNNNNNNNNNNNNNNNNNNNNNNNNNNNNNNNNNNNNNNNNNNNNNNNNNNNNNNNNNNNNNNNNNNNNNNNNNNNNNNNNNNNNNNNNNNNNNNNNNNNNNNNNNNNNNNNNNNNNNNNNNNNNNNNNNNNNNNNNNNNNNNNNNNNNNNNNNNNNNNNNNNNNNNNNNNNNNNNNNNNNNNNNNNNNNNNNNNNNNNNNNNNNNNNNNNNNNNNNNNNNNNNNNNNNNNNNNNNNNNNNNNNNNNNNNNNNNNNNNNNNNNNNNNNNNNNNNNNNNNNNNNNNNNNNNNNNNNNNNNNNNNNNNNNNNNNNNNNNNNNNNNNNNNNNNNNNNNNNNNNNNNNNNNNNNNNNNNNNNNNNNNNNNNNNNNNNNNNNNNNNNNNNNNNNNNNNNNNNNNNNNNNNNNNNNNNNNNNNNNNNNNNNNNNNNNNNNNNNNNNNNNNNNNNNNNNNNNNNNNNNNNNNNNNNNNNNNNNNNNNNNNNNNNNNNNNNNNNNNNNNNNNNNNNNNNNNNNNNNNNNNNNNNNNNNNNNNNNNNNNNNNNNNNNNNNNNNNNNNNNNNNNNNNNNNNNNNNNNNNNNNNNNNNNNNNNNNNNNNNNNNNNNNNNNNNNNNNNNNNNNNNNNNNNNNNNNNNNNNNNNNNNNNNNNNNNNNNNNNNNNNNNNNNNNNNNNNNNNNNNNNNNNNNNNNNNNNNNNNNNNNNNNNNNNNNNNNNNNNNNNNNNNNNNNNNNNNNNNNNNNNNNNNNNNNNNNNNNNNNNNNNNNNNNNNNNNNNNNNNNNNNNNNNNNNNNNNNNNNNNNNNNNNNNNNNNNNNNNNNNNNNNNNNNNNNNNNNNNNNNNNNNNNNNNNNNNNNNNNNNNNNNNNNNNNNNNNNNNNNNNNNNNNNNNNNNNNNNNNNNNNNNNNNNNNNNNNNNNNNNNNNNNNNNNNNNNNNNNNNNNNNNNNNNNNNNNNNNNNNNNNNNNNNNNNNNNNNNNNNNNNNNNNNNNNNNNNNNNNNNNNNNNNNNNNNNNNNNNNNNNNNNNNNNNNNNNNNNNNNNNNNNNNNNNNNNNNNNNNNNNNNNNNNNNNNNNNNNNNNNNNNNNNNNNNNNNNNNNNNNNNNNNNNNNNNNNNNNNNNNNNNNNNNNNNNNNNNNNNNNNNNNNNNNNNNNNNNNNNNNNNNNNNNNNNNNNNNNNNNNNNNNNNNNNNNNNNNNNNNNNNNNNNNNNNNNNNNNNNNNNNNNNNNNNNNNNNNNNNNNNNNNNNNNNNNNNNNNNNNNNNNNNNNNNNNNNNNNNNNNNNNNNNNNNNNNNNNNNNNNNNNNNNNNNNNNNNNNNNNNNNNNNNNNNNNNNNNNNNNNNNNNNNNNNNNNNNNNNNNNNNNNNNNNNNNNNNNNNNNNNNNNNNNNNNNNNNNNNNNNNNNNNNNNNNNNNNNNNNNNNNNNNNNNNNNNNNNNNNNNNNNNNNNNNNNNNNNNNNNNNNNNNNNNNNNNNNNNNNNNNNNNNNNNNNNNNNNNNNNNNNNNNNNNNNNNNNNNNNNNNNNNNNNNNNNNNNNNNNNNNNNNNNNNNNNNNNNNNNNNNNNNNNNNNNNNNNNNNNNNNNNNNNNNNNNNNNNNNNNNNNNNNNNNNNNNNNNNNNNNNNNNNNNNNNNNNNNNNNNNNNNNNNNNNNNNNNNNNNNNNNNNNNNNNNNNNNNNNNNNNNNNNNNNNNNNNNNNNNNNNNNNNNNNNNNNNNNNNNNNNNNNNNNNNNNNNNNNNNNNNNNNNNNNNNNNNNNNNNNNNNNNNNNNNNNNNNNNNNNNNNNNNNNNNNNNNNNNNNNNNNNNNNNNNNNNNNNNNNNNNNNNNNNNNNNNNNNNNNNNNNNNNNNNNNNNNNNNNNNNNNNNNNNNNNNNNNNNNNNNNNNNNNNNNNNNNNNNNNNNNNNNNNNNNNNNNNNNNNNNNNNNNNNNNNNNNNNNNNNNNNNNNNNNNNNNNNNNNNNNNNNNNNNNNNNNNNNNNNNNNNNNNNNNNNNNNNNNNNNNNNNNNNNNNNNNNNNNNNNNNNNNNNNNNNNNNNNNNNNNNNNNNNNNNNNNNNNNNNNNNNNNNNNNNNNNNNNNNNNNNNNNNNNNNNNNNNNNNNNNNNNNNNNNNNNNNNNNNNNNNNNNNNNNNNNNNNNNNNNNNNNNNNNNNNNNNNNNNNNNNNNNNNNNNNNNNNNNNNNNNNNNNNNNNNNNNNNNNNNNNNNNNNNNNNNNNNNNNNNNNNNNNNNNNNNNNNNNNNNNNNNNNNNNNNNNNNNNNNNNNNNNNNNNNNNNNNNNNNNNNNNNNNNNNNNNNNNNNNNNNNNNNNNNNNNNNNNNNNNNNNNNNNNNNNNNNNNNNNNNNNNNNNNNNNNNNNNNNNNNNNNNNNNNNNNNNNNNNNNNNNNNNNNNNNNNNNNNNNNNNNNNNNNNNNNNNNNNNNNNNNNNNNNNNNNNNNNNNNNNNNNNNNNNNNNNNNNNNNNNNNNNNNNNNNNNNNNNNNNNNNNNNNNNNNNNNNNNNNNNNNNNNNNNNNNNNNNNNNNNNNNNNNNNNNNNNNNNNNNNNNNNNNNNNNNNNNNNNNNNNNNNNNNNNNNNNNNNNNNNNNNNNNNNNNNNNNNNNNNNNNNNNNNNNNNNNNNNNNNNNNNNNNNNNNNNNNNNNNNNNNNNNNNNNNNNNNNNNNNNNNNNNNNNNNNNNNNNNNNNNNNNNNNNNNNNNNNNNNNNNNNNNNNNNNNNNNNNNNNNNNNNNNNNNNNNNNNNNNNNNNNNNNNNNNNNNNNNNNNNNNNNNNNNNNNNNNNNNNNNNNNNNNNNNNNNNNNNNNNNNNNNNNNNNNNNNNNNNNNNNNNNNNNNNNNNNNNNNNNNNNNNNNNNNNNNNNNNNNNNNNNNNNNNNNNNNNNNNNNNNNNNNNNNNNNNNNNNNNNNNNNNNNNNNNNNNNNNNNNNNNNNNNNNNNNNNNNNNNNNNNNNNNNNNNNNNNNNNNNNNNNNNNNNNNNNNNNNNNNNNNNNNNNNNNNNNNNNNNNNNNNNNNNNNNNNNNNNNNNNNNNNNNNNNNNNNNNNNNNNNNNNNNNNNNNNNNNNNNNNNNNNNNNNNNNNNNNNNNNNNNNNNNNNNNNNNNNNNNNNNNNNNNNNNNNNNNNNNNNNNNNNNNNNNNNNNNNNNNNNNNNNNNNNNNNNNNNNNNNNNNNNNNNNNNNNNNNNNNNNNNNNNNNNNNNNNNNNNNNNNNNNNNNNNNNNNNNNNNNNNNNNNNNNNNNNNNNNNNNNNNNNNNNNNNNNNNNNNNNNNNNNNNNNNNNNNNNNNNNNNNNNNNNNNNNNNNNNNNNNNNNNNNNNNNNNNNNNNNNNNNNNNNNNNNNNNNNNNNNNNNNNNNNNNNNNNNNNNNNNNNNNNNNNNNNNNNNNNNNNNNNNNNNNNNNNNNNNNNNNNNNNNNNNNNNNNNNNNNNNNNNNNNNNNNNNNNNNNNNNNNNNNNNNNNNNNNNNNNNNNNNNNNNNNNNNNNNNNNNNNNNNNNNNNNNNNNNNNNNNNNNNNNNNNNNNNNNNNNNNNNNNNNNNNNNNNNNNNNNNNNNNNNNNNNNNNNNNNNNNNNNNNNNNNNNNNNNNNNNNNNNNNNNNNNNNNNNNNNNNNNNNNNNNNNNNNNNNNNNNNNNNNNNNNNNNNNNNNNNNNNNNNNNNNNNNNNNNNNNNNNNNNNNNNNNNNNNNNNNNNNNNNNNNNNNNNNNNNNNNNNNNNNNNNNNNNNNNNNNNNNNNCGTGATTTTTGAATATCAACCATCTACTAAAATTATAAAATAGTTTCAAATCATTTAACAACTATTATTTAAACTTGCCGACACACATGGAgtataatttaattttaattttaaacccCCAACATTtcctatttaaaaaaaataaaaatccggCCAGCTACTTTCTTCATCCGATCACGATTTCAAATTATTTACCAGGAACAAAATATTCATTCTAAAAAAATATGATGCGTTGGTAAGACGTCTTCACTCTATCTAAACTGTCACTTAAATGTATAGAAATATTTTAAAAGTATATTCGTTTTCTTTAACAACAAATTTGGATTAGTGACGAATCACTGGAATATCATCATGTTACCAGCAGAACCATCCAATCATATTCATCTCCACCGAGAGAAAACCATTAACAACAAAGTTGGATTACTGACGAACCACTGGAATATTATCATGTTACCAGCAGAACCATCCAATCATATTCATCTCCACCGAGAGAAAaccattaaaattaaaaaaaaaaaacaaaatattcaCCAAATAATAGAAATCAAATTACCAATTACACATTCAAGACACAAAATCCAAACACAAAAACCAAAATATCATCAACCAAATTATACATCATCAAATCAagtcagaaaaaaaaaacattccaaaaagtcaacaaaagtcaacgcCGGCACCTAGTAATCGCACTGCAACCACGTTGGTACGGATTCGCCTGACCACCAGACCGACAGTTATAATAAGACGCACCTCTTTGCGAGCACGGTACATTGTTCCCCTGCAGCGCACCATAGCTGATATACTTCGTCGTCGCTAAAATGCGCCTGGTGCTCTCCGACTCCATCTCCAACTCTCCTGTAGTACCACCACCCATACACTCACCGACAGAGCCGCTGCATGAGCCGGCTTGGTTAGCCAGCCAGGTGAAGTCGGCTGAGCCGGCGGCTGATGGACGGAAAAGTGTGACGGAGGTTATTAGgaggtgaagaagaagaagatttgtGAAAGAAAAATAAGtcattttttgttgttttttttttgttgtttgtaTGAGAGATGTGttgtgtgtttaataataatattgtGACAAAGTGTACGCGCTGGCAGGCTGTCAGAGGTGATTAAATAACAGTGAGGGTTGGATGATTGGGTTTTGGTTTGGTGGTATTTGCGAAACTGCCATTTTAGTTGAGTGGGGTTGGTTAGGGGATCTGATGTTCCACGTGGTGGGTTCTGATTGGGTGAATTGTTTTAGTTttggtttgttatttttttatgAGTGAAATGCCATTTGAGACCTTCTCGTTTGGGTTATTTTAACAATTTagttcaaatgtttcattttttttacgTGGGTTCAAAAACGTTTCATcattgctattttagtccactgagttaacttcaatatgtaattctgttaattagaaaggcaattcggccatataaaatgaccgaattacccTTCTGGTTAAccaaaaaatggatgaagttaactcagtagactaaaatggcaacggggAAACCTTTATGGACTCACAGgagaaaaatgaaattt of Helianthus annuus cultivar XRQ/B chromosome 1, HanXRQr2.0-SUNRISE, whole genome shotgun sequence contains these proteins:
- the LOC110878795 gene encoding rapid alkalinization factor; amino-acid sequence: MTYFSFTNLLLLHLLITSVTLFRPSAAGSADFTWLANQAGSCSGSVGECMGGGTTGELEMESESTRRILATTKYISYGALQGNNVPCSQRGASYYNCRSGGQANPYQRGCSAITRCRR